The genomic region ATCCTGATGTTACGAAAATTCCCCATGACTGGCAGCCAAGCCACAGCTGGTCATGATTTCTTCAGGCATGCAGGAGAGGGCATGTGGAATCCTGGCGACGGCACGCTCTGATGGCCTTTGCTGGCCCACGAGAGACCGGATGCACAGGGGCCTTGCGAACATGTCGGCGCAGCGTGGGATACCCCCCGTTGTACTTGATGGCACCAGAAACGAAAAAGGCGTTGTCATCTCTTGATGACAACGCCTTGAATCTGGCTCCCCGACCTGGGCTCGAACCAGGGACCTGCGGATTAACAGTCCGTCGCTCTACCGACTGAGCTATCGGGGAAGTGAAGACGTGATTATAGGTGGGTTTTTGAAAAAAGCAAGTCCTTCACGCGACAGTTGCAAAAAAACACGTTCCGGCGTGAAGGACTGGACAACCGGGAACGATCAGGCGCCTTGCTTCAGGACCTGGGCGATGGCCTTGGCCACATGCTCGATGTTCTTCTGGTTGAGGGCAGCCACGCAGATGCGGCCGCTGCTGACGGCGTAGATACCGTGGTCGGCCTTGAGGGCCTCCACCTGCGGGGCCGTCAGACCCGAGTACGAGAACATGCCGCGCTGCTTCTCGATGAAGGAGAAGTCACGCTGGATGCCGGCTGCGGCCAGCCCGGCGACCAGCGCCTTGCGCATGGCCTTGATGCGCACGCGCATCGCACCCAGCTCGGCTTCCCAGCCCTGGCGCAGGGCTTCGTCGTTGAGCACGCGCTGGACCACCTGGGCGCCGTGCGTGGGCGGATTGGAGTAGTTGGAGCGGATGACGCGCTTGAGCTGGCTCTGGACCCGGGTGGCCTCGTCGGCGCTGGGCAGCACGACGGTCAGGGCGCCCACACGCTCGCCGTACATGGAGAACGACTTGGAGAACGAGCTGGAGACCAGGAAGGTGATGGACGAGGCGGCGAACTTGCGCACGACGGCGCCATCTTCCTCGATGCCGTCACCGAAGCCCTGATAGGCAATGTCCAGGAAGGGCACCTGGCCGGCCGATTGCAGCGCGGCCAGCACCTGATCCCACTGGGCGCCATCCAGGTCCACGCCGGTGGGGTTGTGGCAGCAGGCATGCAGCACGAACACCGAGCCCGGGCGGGCTGCCTTGATGCAGTCCAGCATGCCCTGGAAGTTCACGCCGTGGGTGGCGGCATCATAGTAAGGGTAGGTCTCCACCTTGAAACCGGCCGCCTCGAAGATGGCGCGGTGGTTTTCCCAGCTGGGATCGCTGATGTAGACGGTGGTGCCCTCGGGGCTGAAGCGACGCAGCAGGTCGGCGCCGATCTTCAGGCCGCCAGTGCCGCCCAGGGCCTGTGCGGTGATGGCACGCTTGTCGGCGATGACGGGCGAGTCCTTGCCCAGCAGCAGCTTCTGCACGGCCTGGTCATAGGCGGGGATGCCGTCGATGGGCAGGTAGCCCCGGGGGGCATGGGTGGCATTGAGTTGGTCTTCGGCCTGGCGCACGCAGTCCAGCAGCGGCAGCTTGCCGTTCTCGTCGTAATAGACGCCCACGCCCAGGTTGACCTTGGTGGGTCGGGTGTCGGCATTGAAGGCTTCGGTCACGCCCAGGATGGGATCCCGGGGAGCGAGGGGGACGGAGGAAAACAGCGAACTGGCCACGGCGCGGCACTCCTGGATGGCTTTCCGGCACCGGGACGCCGCGGCCGGAAAGGGTTGGGGCGAACGGACGCCGGACCGGGGATGCGCCTGCGCAAATGGCCCGGGGTGCCGACGTCCAGCCGGGCCGGCGTGCCCGGCCGATGTTGTCGATTCTATCGCCATGGTCGGCGACGGCGCATGGCTCACGCGTGATGCCTCCATGCCGGATCACGGTGTACGGAAAGGTGTGTTGCAATTGTTTACGATCAGGCTGGCTTCATGACTTGAGAAATCCGATGAAGTGCCTGTGTTGCGACGCATCTTCCTGCGCGTCGAAGGGCGTTTTTCAGGCCTGATTGCACCGACACGGAGCCCCCGGAAAGGTCACGCAAGGCAACTGTCGGTTACTGCCGAAAAGTCTTTTTTTTTCCCGATGAGCGGTCCATAATGCCCGACTTGCGTCTTTTGACAGCCATGCCCGGCACGTGCATGGCCAGGCCCAAAGCCCGCTTGCGCGCGGCTTTCGGGGCGGCCGGATGTCATGCTGCAGGGCAGCATGACGCATGTCGCGTCCAGCCTGTCAAAGGATGCAAGGATGCGCTTACATTTCCATACACTTCTGGGTCCCTGGCCTGGTCAGCGCCAGCGATAGCGACGGCGTTGCAGGAAAGCAGGGCACGAACGGCGAAGGAAAGGCGTTCCGGGCATGGCCCGGATGGCACAGGACGGACGGAAGGCATGTTGTCAGAGACCGGTCAAGCACAGGGCAGGGCAGGCAAGCGCAAGGCGGCTGAAAAGGCGCCTGCGTCATCGGCCGCACCCGCTGCGCCCGGTCCGCGGGTCGTCACCTATCCTGGCAGTCCCTACCGGTTGCATCAGCCCTTTCCGCCGGCAGGCGATCAGCCCGGCGCCATCGACGCGCTGGTCGAGGGCGTGGAGGACGGCCTTTCGTTCCAGACGCTGCTGGGCGTGACGGGCTCGGGCAAGACCTACACCATGGCCAACGTCATCGCCCGGCTGGGGCGGCCGGCGCTGGTGCTGGCACCCAACAAGACCCTGGCGGCGCAGCTCTACGCCGAGATGCGCGACTTCTTTCCGGAAAATGCCGTCGAGTACTTCGTCTCGTACTACGACTACTATCAGCCGGAAGCCTATGTGCCCCAGCGTGATCTCTTCATCGAGAAGGATTCCGCCATCAACGAGCACATCGAGCAGTTGCGCCTGTCGGCCACCAAGTCGCTGCTGGAGCGGCGTGACACCGTCATCGTCGGCAGCGTCTCGTGCATCTACGGTATCGGCAACCCGGCCGACTATTTCGAGATGCGACTGGTGCTGCGCAAGGGTGATCGTCTCGCACAGCGCGACCTGCTCAAGCAGCTGGTGGCCATGCAGTACAAGCGCAACGACACCGACTTCGCGCGCGGCACCTTCCGTGTGCGCGGCGACACCATCGACGTGTTCCCGTCCGAGAACGCCGAGCTGGCGCTGCGCGTCGAGATGTTCGACGACGAGGTGGAGATGCTGCAGCTCTTCGACCCGCTCACCGGGCGCATCCGCCAGCAGATCCCGCGCTTCGTCGTCTATGCGGCCTCGCACTACGTCACGCCGCGCGCCACCATCGTGCGCGCACTCGACACCATCAAGGCCGAGCTGAAGGACCGGCTGGCGTTCTTCCACGCTGAGGGCAAGCTCGTCGAGGCGCAGCGCCTGGAGCAGCGCACGCTCTTCGATCTGGAGATGCTGCAGGAGCTGGGCTTCTGCAAGGGCATCGAGAACTACTCGCGGCACCTGTCGGGTGCACGGCCTGGCGAGCCGCCGCCCACGCTCATCGATTACCTGCCGCCCGATGCGCTGATGTTCATCGACGAGAGCCACGTCACCATCGGCCAGCTGGGCGGCATGTATCGTGGCGACCGCGCCCGCAAGGACACGCTGGTGCAGTACGGCTTCCGGCTGCCTTCGGCGCTGGACAACCGGCCGCTCACCTTCGAGGAATTCGAGTCGAAGGTGCGCCAGTGCATCTTCGTCTCGGCCACGCCGTCCGACTATGAGGCCACCCACGCCGGCCAGGTGGTCGAGCAGGTGGTGCGTCCCACTGGCCTGGTCGACCCCGAGGTGGAGGTACGGCCGGCCACCACCCAGGTCGACGACGTGCTCTCCGAGATCACGGCCCGGGTGGCCCGGGGGCATCGGGTGCTGGTCACCACGCTCACCAAGCGCATGGCCGAGGATCTCACCGACTTCCTGGCCGATCACCAGGTGCGGGTGCGCTACCTGCATTCCGACATCGACACGGTCGAGCGCGTCGAGATCATCCGTGACCTGCGCCTGGGCGTCTTCGACGTGCTGGTGGGCATCAACCTGCTGCGCGAGGGCCTGGACATTCCCGAGGTGTCGCTGGTGGCCATCCTGGATGGTGACAAGGAGGGCTTCCTGCGCTCCGAGCGCAGCCTGATCCAGACCATCGGGCGTGCGGCCCGCAACCTGGAAGGCAAGGCCATCCTGTACGCCGACCAGATCACCCGCTCCATGCAGCGTGCCATCGACGAGACGGCGCGCCGCCGCCAGAAGCAGCTCGACTTCAATGCCGAGCACGGCATCGTGCCGCGTGGCGTGGTCAAGCAGGTGCGCGAGCTCATCGATGGTGTTTACGACCTCTCCGGTACCGAGTCGCGGCCGGCTGCCCCGGGCGCCGCGCCCGGCCATGGCCTCGGTGGCGTGGACGATGCCCTGCTCGAGCGCACGGCCGAGAAGCTGCAGGGCATCGACACCCGCAACGAGGCCCAGGTCTCGCGCGAGATCCGCCGGCTGGAAAAGCAGATGGCCACCTATGCCCGCAACCTCGATTTCGAGAAGGCCGCCCAGGTACGCGACGAGCTGGCGGCCCTCAAGCAACTGCTGTTCGGCTCCGGAGGCCAACCCTCATGATCCGGGCTTCCGGACGATGCCCGCCCGCGGAAACATCAGGAATCCCGGTGTCGGCCGCGAGGCCGGGCCTTGAATAGCGACCAGAACACCAACATTTCATCCAGATAGATATCAGGTAGTCAAAATGGGAAAGAGAGAACCACTGGCCATGGCGATGGCCACTCGAGTGCTGTTCGTCTGTATGGGCAACATCTGTCGGTCGCCGATGGCGCATGGGGTGTTTCGCCATCAGGTCCGTCAGGCAGGGCTGGAATCGGTGGTCGGCGTCGGCTCGGCCGGGACCCATGCCTTCCATCAGGGCGAGCCGGCTGATCCGCGTGCCCAGATGGCCATGTCGCGGCGCGGCTATGACATTGCCGATCTGCGCGCCCGCCAGATCACGATGGAAGACTTCGAGAACTACGACATGATCCTGGTGATGGACTGGGAGAACCTGAGCCTGCTGCAGAATCAGGCACCCAAGCGCTTCCATCACAAGCTGCAGATGCTGATGCGCTTTGCCGGTGACCACGAATCGGCCACCGTGCCCGATCCCTACCAGGGCGGCAGCCAGGCCTTCGAGCAGGCGCTGGACTATGTCGAGGACGCCTGTTCGGGCCTGCTGGAGATCGTGCGGCGTCGCGCCACGCAGGTGGCGGCCGCCTGAAGGCGCCATACCAGCTGTCCGGACGGAATGAGTGCCGGGTTTGGGGTATCATTCGTCCGGACGGGTCATCATTCGGATAACGCATGACCTTCCGCGCCTATCTTCTGCTATTCACGCCTTGAATTATTCGGTTCACACTTTCTCGACTAATAAACTCGGGTAATCAGGTATACTCCGTACTCGGATTCCTGACATCGGAGTGTTGTCATGAGGTTGACCACCAAGGGCCGCTTTGCCGTGACCGCCATGATCGACCTGGCCCTGCGCGAGCACAATGGGCCGGTCACGCTGGCGGGCATCAGCCAGCGGCAGAAGATTTCCCTGTCCTATCTCGAACAGCTCTTCGGCAAGCTGCGCCGCCATCAGCTGGTCGAAAGCACCCGGGGCCCTGGGGGTGGTTATTCTCTGGCCCGTCCCAGCCAGGACATCAACGTCTCGTCCATCATCTTTGCGGTGGACGAGCCGCTGGATGCCACGCAGTGCGGCGGCAAGCAGGACTGCTTCGAGGACGGCCCCTGCATGACACATGAGCTCTGGACCTCGCTCAACAAGCGGATGATCGACTACCTGGATTCGGTCAGCCTGCAGGATCTGGTCGAGCAGCAGCGCATGCGCGAGCAGCAGCCCGCCACCCGTCAGATCTCCATCACCCGCGAGCACAAGGCAGCGCTTGAACTGCCCACGTCCTCTCTGCAGAGCATCGACAGCAACGGCACCCGGGCCTGAACGGGTTTCGCGCTGTCCCTGATTTCCGGAATCCTGCTGTCGTCTCGTCTTCCGTTGGTCGCCGGCCTGGCCGCGGCCAGCCGGACATGTCGAGCTGCCCGTGGGGCCAGGCATCCCGGGATCGGATGCCGGTATCTTTCCCTGCCTGATCCCTCACTGACGCTCTGACGCTTTTTCCCTTGAATTCACCACTCTTTCCCACAGACTTCATCGCGCAGCCACGCTGCCCCACTTCGATGACCCGACCGATCTATCTCGATTATTCCGCCACGACCCCGGTTGATCCCCGCGTCGCGGAAAAGATGATTCCCTATCTCTGCGAACTCTTCGGCAACCCCGCCTCGCGCAGCCACGCCTATGGCTGGGAGGCCGAGAAGGCCGTGGAGGAAGCGCGTGCCGAAGTCGCGGCGCTGGTCAACTGTGATCCGCGCGAGCTGGTCTGGACTTCGGGTGCCACCGAGTCGATCAACCTCGCGCTCAAGGGTGCCGCCCACTTCTACAAGGAGCGCGGTCGCCACCTCATCTCCGTCAAGACCGAGCACAAGGCCACGCTCGACACCATGCGCGAGCTGGAGCGCCAGGGCTTCGAGGTGACGCTGCTGGATGTGCAGGAAGACGGCCTGATCGACCTGAAGGACCTGGAGGCCGCCATCCGGCCCGACACCATCCTGGTCTCGGTCATGTACGTCAACAACGAGATCGGCGTCATCCAGGACATCCCCGCCATCGGCGAGATGCTGCGTGAGCGCAAGATCCTCTTCCACGTCGATTCGGCCCAGGCCACCGGCAAGGTCGAGATCGACCTGCAGAAGCTGAAGGTCGACCTGATGAGCTTCTCGGCGCACAAGACCTACGGTCCCAAGGGCGTGGGTGCGCTGTTCGTGCGGCGCAAGCCCCGCGTGCGCATCGAGGCGCAGACGCATGGTGGTGGGCACGAGCGCGGCATGCGTTCGGGCACGCTGCCCACCCACCAGATCGTCGGCATGGGCGAGGCCTACCGCATTGCCCGCCTGGAAATGGCCAAGGACAACGCCCACGCGCTGGCGCTGCGCAACCGTCTGCTGGAAGGGCTGTCTGCCATCCCCGAGACCTACGTGAACGGCAGCCTGGAACACCGGGTCGCGCAGAACCTCAACATGAGCTTCAACTATGTCGAGGGTGAGTCGCTGATCATGGCCATCAAGGAGATCGCGGTGTCTTCCGGTTCGGCCTGTACCTCGGCCAGCCTGGAGCCGTCCTACGTGCTGCGTGCCCTGGGCCGCAGCGACGAGCTGGCACACAGTTCCATCCGCTTCACCATCGGCCGCTTCACCACCGAGCAGGAAATCGATTTCACCATCGGCGTGATGAAGACCCAGGTTGAAAAGCTGCGCTCCATGTCCCCATTGTGGGAGATGGTGCAGGAAGGAATCGACCTCAACACCGTCAAGTGGGCCGCCCACTGACCCCCTGATTCCCGGCGCAGCTGATGTTCGAGGACTGCGGACGCCTCCTTGGCACCCCACGCGCCACCGACACCCGATACATGTCTTTGCGGCCCACCCTGACGGCGGGCGCATCCAGGAGAGATTGAAATGGCTTATAGCGACAAGGTTGTGGATCACTACGAGAACCCCCGCAACGTGGGTTCCATGGACAAGGCCGATGCCTCGGTGGGCACCGGCATGGTGGGCGCGCCTGCCTGCGGCGACGTGATGAAGCTGCAGATCAAGGTGGGCGCCAACGGCGTGATCGAGGACGCCAAGTTCAAGACCTATGGTTGCGGCTCGGCCATCGCGTCGTCGTCGCTGGTCACCGAATGGGTCAAGGGCAAGTCACTGGACGAGGCGCTGGCCATCCGCAACACGGCCATCGCCGAGGAGCTGGCGCTGCCGCCGGTCAAGATCCACTGTTCCATTCTGGCCGAGGACGCCATCAAGGCGGCCGTCGAGGACTACCGCAGCAAGCATCCCGAGCTGGGGGGCGACAAGGCCGCGGGAACCCAGGCCTGATTTCCCCCGACCTGCGTCCGTCCGCACGGACGGGCGTTCCCCATTCGCGTTGCACCGAATCCGTCTGAGCAGGAGAGCCAAGATCATGGCCGTGACATTGACCGAAGCAGCAGCCCGGCACATCGACCGTTACATTGCCCGTCGGGGCAAGGGCATCGGTCTGCGCCTGGGGGTGAAGACCTCCGGTTGCTCGGGCCTGTCCTACAAGCTCGAGTACGCCGACAGCCAGCAGGAATCCGACCTGGTGTTCGAGAGCCATGGCGTGCGGGTCTTCATTGATCCCAAGAGCCTGGCCTACATCGACGGCACCGAGCTGGATTTCGTGCGCGAGGGACTGAACGAGGGCTTCAAGTTCAACAACCCCAACGTGCGCAATGAATGCGGCTGCGGCGAGTCGTTCAACATCTGATCCCTCTCGACACTCCACGCACTGACCGACATGACGGCCCGATCTGCCTTTGACCGTTCGCTGTTCGAGCTGCTGGGTCTGCCCGAGCGCTTCGCGCTCGATCCGGCCGACCTGGAAGCACGCCATCACCGTTTCCAGGCCGTCGTGCATCCTGACCGGCACGTCGGCGGCTCGGACCATGACCGGCGGCTGGCGCTGCAGCTGGCAGCCCAGGGCAATGAGGCGTTCCGGGTCCTGTCCGATCCGTGCCAGCGGGCGGCCTACCTGTGCGAACGTCACGGAGCATCGGTGGACGCCGAGCGCAACACGGCCATGCCGTCGGCCTTCCTGGTCGAGCAGATGGCCTGGCGCGAGGACATCGATGAAGTGCGCGACATGGGCGACCTTGAGGCGGCACACCGTCTGCAGGCACGCCTGGAGGCCGAGCGCAATCGCGTCATCGATAGCATCGCAACGCTGATCGACGAACAGGGCGACTACCCGGCCGCGGCCATGCAGGTACGGCAGCTGATGTTCTTCGAGCGGCTGCGCACGAACCTTGCCGACGTGGTACGACAGATGGGGCAGGGCTGAGGCCCGGCCTTCGGGCAGCCTTCCGGGGCGAGCCCTGTCTCCCTGAGGCCGTCTTTCGCCTGTCCTGAGCACAGCATGGTGGCCACGTAAGTGGCGGGCAGAACGCCGCAGTGTGGTGTGAGCCGGCCAGCCTTCAGGTGAGGCCGTTTCTTGGTCCGGTGCGCTTTCGTTTCAACCACTATTCTTCTTTCTACATCTTCTATGGCGCTGCTGCAGATTTCCGAACCTGGCATGAGTCCTGATCCTCACCAGCGCCGGTATGCTATCGGTATCGATCTGGGAACCTCCAATTCGCTAGTGGCTGTCTGCCGTTCGGGCATGCCCGACGCGCTGCCTGACGAGCAGGGCCGGAAGCTGCTGCCGTCGGTCGTGCATTACCGCGCCGGTGCTGCGCCCGTGGTGGGCCACGCCGCCCAGCAGGCGCTGCTGTCCGACACGGGCAACGTCATCAGCTCGGTCAAGCGCCTGATGGGGCGCGGTCTGGCCGATGCCCAGGCGCAGGGGCTGCCGCTGCGGGTGGTGGCTGCGGGTTCGGACGCAGCCGCGGATGCCTCCGCCGCCGGCAACGACCGCGCCGTGGCCGTGGCCACCGCGGCCGGGGCCGTCTCGCCCGTGGAAGTGTCGGCCGAGATCCTGAAGGTGCTGCGTGACCGCGCACTGGCTACGCTCGACATCGACGAGGACGCGCTGGCGGGTGCCGTCATCACCGTGCCTGCCTATTTCGACGATGCCCAGCGCCAGGCCACCAAGGATGCGGCCCGGCTGGCCGGGCTGAATGTGCTGCGCCTCATCAACGAGCCCACCGCCGCCGCCGTCTCCTACGGTCTGGACGAAGGCGAGCAGGGCACCTACGCCATCTTCGATCTGGGCGGTGGCACCTTCGACGTGTCGGTGCTCAAGCTGACCCGGGGCGTCTTCGAGGTGCAGTCCACGGCGGGTGACGTGGCCCTGGGCGGTGACGACTTCGATGCGCGGATTGCCGCCGACTTTGCCCGCGAGCACAACCTGGGCGAACCGGCCCGACTGGCGGCAGAACACCCCGAACGCTGGCGCGCGTTGCTGCTGATGGCCCGTCAGGCCCGCGAGGCCCTGACCGATGCCGAAACGGTGACGATGCGCTTTGACGCTGACGCCGGCCAAGGGGCCATTCAGGTCGCGGGCCAGGACGGTCATGACGTGTCCGGGGCCAGCGCAGGTAATTCCAGCGAGAAGAATGGCGGTGCCACGCTCGTTTCCACCCTGACGCGCACGCGCTTCGAGGAACTGGTGCAGCCGCTGGTGGCGCGCACGCTCAAGATCGCCGACACCGCCGTGGCCGATGCCGGTCTGTCGGCCCAGGCCATCGACGGCGTGGTGCTGGTGGGCGGTGCCACCCGCATGCCCGTCATTCGCCAGGCCGTGGCCAGCCACTTCGGCAAGCCGCCCTATACCGGTCTGGACCCCGACCAGGTGGTGGCGCTGGGCGCTGCCATGCAGGCCGCCCAGCTCATCGGTCAGCGCCGCGACGGCGAGGACGACTGGCTGCTGCTGGACGTGACCCCGCTCTCGCTGGGCCTGGAGACCATGGGCGGCATGGTCGAGAAGATCATCCCGCGCAACTCGCCCATCCCGCTGGCGCGCGCCCAGGACTTCACCACCTACAAGGATGGTCAGTCCGCCATGGCCATCCATGTGGTGCAGGGCGAACGCGAACTCGTGAAGGATTGCCGCTCGCTGGCCCGCTTCGAGCTGCGCGGCATTCCACCGATGGTGGCGGGCGCTGCCCGCATCCGCGTCACCTTCCAGGTGGATGCCGACGGGCTGCTGTCGGTCTCGGCGACCGAGCAGAGCACTGGCGTGGCCGCCTCCGTCACCGTCAAGCCCAGCTACGGCCTGGAAGACACCGAGATCGAGCGGCTGCTGAAGGAGTCCATCACCAGCGCTCGCGAGGACATGCAGTGGCGCGCCCTGCGTGAACATCAGATCGAGGCCGCGCAGCTGCGCGAGATGACGCACAACGCGCTGGCCGAGGACGGTGGGCTGCTGGACGCCGCCGAGCGCCAGCAGATCGACGACGCCATGGCCAGCCTGCAGAAGGTGCTGGACGAGGCCCAGGCCTTGGACGGCTCACCCGAGGAGGCTACTCTTCTGGCCGTGCGTGACCGCCTTCTGGACGCCCGGATGAATCTGCAGAAAGTCACCGAACACTTCGCCGCACTGCGGATGGATCAGGCCATCCAGCGTGCCCTGGCCGGCAAGACCATCGACGGCCTCACTTCCTGAACCCGCCAAGGAGAACGATTTGGCCACCATCACGGTCCTGCCACACGAAGAACTGTGCCCCGAAGGCGCCACCTTCGAGGCCCCGGCAGGCATCTCCCTCTGCCAGGCACTGCTCGATCAGCACATCGAGATCGAGCACGCCTGTGCCATGTCCTGCGCCTGTACCACCTGCCACGTCGTCGTGCGCGAAGGCTATGACGACGTGAACGAAGCCTCCGACGTGGAGGAAGACCTGCTGGATATGGCCTGGGGCCTGGAGCCCGAATCACGCCTGTCGTGCCAGGTGAAGCTGGAAGACGACACCAAGCTGGTGATCGAGATCCCCAAATACACGATCAACCACGCGAAGGAAGATCACTGAGGCCCGTGAGCCCGGGTCAATGGGCGAGGCTGTCAGGGGATCCTTTCGGTTTCCTGCATCTTGCGATCCAGGGCCACGGTTTCCAGAAGCCGTGCGGCATTTTTGGGGCTGCTGAACAGATACAGGGTTTCTTGCAGGCCGTTGTAGGCAGACTCGGACATCAGAACCGCATTGCCACCATTGCGGACAATGAGCGTAGCCGTACTCTCGGTTACAACCTGATCCATCAGCAATGCCAGTCGGTGACGGGCATCATGGAACGGTACAACGTGCATTACGTGTCCTCCAGGATCGATAGGCATATCTCGGCACCCCTCAATACGCCCGATTGCTGACATCCCCCGGGGCCTGGATCGGGCTCACAAAGGTGCCGTTGCCCTGGTCGATGCCTGTCGGATCGCCGGTCGGCAGGATCAGTTCATTACCCCGACGGCGGACGACGGAGTGGGCCGCTTCGGCGGAGCTTCGTGCCGGGGTCCCTGTCTGGGGCACGGTCGTGGCAGAAGGCAGTGTCCTGCCGGAAGCCGTCGAGGGCAGGGCGCTTGACGCAGACGCCGGCCCACCCGGCATGGGAGGCGGTAGGGGCGCAGACCCGGGCACAGGGGCCGAGGTGCCACCCGAGGCCATGGGGGGTTGATCCGACAGCCCGGGCGTCAGCGGGTCCACCAGACAGCGCGTATGGCCAGGCATGAAGAT from Lautropia mirabilis harbors:
- a CDS encoding type II toxin-antitoxin system Phd/YefM family antitoxin; this translates as MPIDPGGHVMHVVPFHDARHRLALLMDQVVTESTATLIVRNGGNAVLMSESAYNGLQETLYLFSSPKNAARLLETVALDRKMQETERIP
- the uvrB gene encoding excinuclease ABC subunit UvrB, which codes for MLSETGQAQGRAGKRKAAEKAPASSAAPAAPGPRVVTYPGSPYRLHQPFPPAGDQPGAIDALVEGVEDGLSFQTLLGVTGSGKTYTMANVIARLGRPALVLAPNKTLAAQLYAEMRDFFPENAVEYFVSYYDYYQPEAYVPQRDLFIEKDSAINEHIEQLRLSATKSLLERRDTVIVGSVSCIYGIGNPADYFEMRLVLRKGDRLAQRDLLKQLVAMQYKRNDTDFARGTFRVRGDTIDVFPSENAELALRVEMFDDEVEMLQLFDPLTGRIRQQIPRFVVYAASHYVTPRATIVRALDTIKAELKDRLAFFHAEGKLVEAQRLEQRTLFDLEMLQELGFCKGIENYSRHLSGARPGEPPPTLIDYLPPDALMFIDESHVTIGQLGGMYRGDRARKDTLVQYGFRLPSALDNRPLTFEEFESKVRQCIFVSATPSDYEATHAGQVVEQVVRPTGLVDPEVEVRPATTQVDDVLSEITARVARGHRVLVTTLTKRMAEDLTDFLADHQVRVRYLHSDIDTVERVEIIRDLRLGVFDVLVGINLLREGLDIPEVSLVAILDGDKEGFLRSERSLIQTIGRAARNLEGKAILYADQITRSMQRAIDETARRRQKQLDFNAEHGIVPRGVVKQVRELIDGVYDLSGTESRPAAPGAAPGHGLGGVDDALLERTAEKLQGIDTRNEAQVSREIRRLEKQMATYARNLDFEKAAQVRDELAALKQLLFGSGGQPS
- the fdx gene encoding ISC system 2Fe-2S type ferredoxin; amino-acid sequence: MATITVLPHEELCPEGATFEAPAGISLCQALLDQHIEIEHACAMSCACTTCHVVVREGYDDVNEASDVEEDLLDMAWGLEPESRLSCQVKLEDDTKLVIEIPKYTINHAKEDH
- the iscU gene encoding Fe-S cluster assembly scaffold IscU — encoded protein: MAYSDKVVDHYENPRNVGSMDKADASVGTGMVGAPACGDVMKLQIKVGANGVIEDAKFKTYGCGSAIASSSLVTEWVKGKSLDEALAIRNTAIAEELALPPVKIHCSILAEDAIKAAVEDYRSKHPELGGDKAAGTQA
- a CDS encoding amino acid aminotransferase is translated as MASSLFSSVPLAPRDPILGVTEAFNADTRPTKVNLGVGVYYDENGKLPLLDCVRQAEDQLNATHAPRGYLPIDGIPAYDQAVQKLLLGKDSPVIADKRAITAQALGGTGGLKIGADLLRRFSPEGTTVYISDPSWENHRAIFEAAGFKVETYPYYDAATHGVNFQGMLDCIKAARPGSVFVLHACCHNPTGVDLDGAQWDQVLAALQSAGQVPFLDIAYQGFGDGIEEDGAVVRKFAASSITFLVSSSFSKSFSMYGERVGALTVVLPSADEATRVQSQLKRVIRSNYSNPPTHGAQVVQRVLNDEALRQGWEAELGAMRVRIKAMRKALVAGLAAAGIQRDFSFIEKQRGMFSYSGLTAPQVEALKADHGIYAVSSGRICVAALNQKNIEHVAKAIAQVLKQGA
- the iscA gene encoding iron-sulfur cluster assembly protein IscA → MAVTLTEAAARHIDRYIARRGKGIGLRLGVKTSGCSGLSYKLEYADSQQESDLVFESHGVRVFIDPKSLAYIDGTELDFVREGLNEGFKFNNPNVRNECGCGESFNI
- the hscB gene encoding Fe-S protein assembly co-chaperone HscB; amino-acid sequence: MTARSAFDRSLFELLGLPERFALDPADLEARHHRFQAVVHPDRHVGGSDHDRRLALQLAAQGNEAFRVLSDPCQRAAYLCERHGASVDAERNTAMPSAFLVEQMAWREDIDEVRDMGDLEAAHRLQARLEAERNRVIDSIATLIDEQGDYPAAAMQVRQLMFFERLRTNLADVVRQMGQG
- the hscA gene encoding molecular chaperone HscA is translated as MALLQISEPGMSPDPHQRRYAIGIDLGTSNSLVAVCRSGMPDALPDEQGRKLLPSVVHYRAGAAPVVGHAAQQALLSDTGNVISSVKRLMGRGLADAQAQGLPLRVVAAGSDAAADASAAGNDRAVAVATAAGAVSPVEVSAEILKVLRDRALATLDIDEDALAGAVITVPAYFDDAQRQATKDAARLAGLNVLRLINEPTAAAVSYGLDEGEQGTYAIFDLGGGTFDVSVLKLTRGVFEVQSTAGDVALGGDDFDARIAADFAREHNLGEPARLAAEHPERWRALLLMARQAREALTDAETVTMRFDADAGQGAIQVAGQDGHDVSGASAGNSSEKNGGATLVSTLTRTRFEELVQPLVARTLKIADTAVADAGLSAQAIDGVVLVGGATRMPVIRQAVASHFGKPPYTGLDPDQVVALGAAMQAAQLIGQRRDGEDDWLLLDVTPLSLGLETMGGMVEKIIPRNSPIPLARAQDFTTYKDGQSAMAIHVVQGERELVKDCRSLARFELRGIPPMVAGAARIRVTFQVDADGLLSVSATEQSTGVAASVTVKPSYGLEDTEIERLLKESITSAREDMQWRALREHQIEAAQLREMTHNALAEDGGLLDAAERQQIDDAMASLQKVLDEAQALDGSPEEATLLAVRDRLLDARMNLQKVTEHFAALRMDQAIQRALAGKTIDGLTS
- a CDS encoding low molecular weight protein-tyrosine-phosphatase; its protein translation is MATRVLFVCMGNICRSPMAHGVFRHQVRQAGLESVVGVGSAGTHAFHQGEPADPRAQMAMSRRGYDIADLRARQITMEDFENYDMILVMDWENLSLLQNQAPKRFHHKLQMLMRFAGDHESATVPDPYQGGSQAFEQALDYVEDACSGLLEIVRRRATQVAAA
- a CDS encoding IscS subfamily cysteine desulfurase encodes the protein MTRPIYLDYSATTPVDPRVAEKMIPYLCELFGNPASRSHAYGWEAEKAVEEARAEVAALVNCDPRELVWTSGATESINLALKGAAHFYKERGRHLISVKTEHKATLDTMRELERQGFEVTLLDVQEDGLIDLKDLEAAIRPDTILVSVMYVNNEIGVIQDIPAIGEMLRERKILFHVDSAQATGKVEIDLQKLKVDLMSFSAHKTYGPKGVGALFVRRKPRVRIEAQTHGGGHERGMRSGTLPTHQIVGMGEAYRIARLEMAKDNAHALALRNRLLEGLSAIPETYVNGSLEHRVAQNLNMSFNYVEGESLIMAIKEIAVSSGSACTSASLEPSYVLRALGRSDELAHSSIRFTIGRFTTEQEIDFTIGVMKTQVEKLRSMSPLWEMVQEGIDLNTVKWAAH